A window of Candidatus Gorgyraea atricola contains these coding sequences:
- a CDS encoding phosphatidylserine decarboxylase yields the protein MIKRLLRFCHISEDGDKVIIVAFFACILFIFIFPGKLPFFIVVFLFFLMFFRDPARRIAHNPLSIISPADGRVADIDVVDMPDIGKSPFVRIGIFLSILNVHVQRFPYSGEVMKIEYKRGKFYPAFKKELSQRNESNTVVIKTDSDFLIVVKQIAGLIARRIKCKAVVGKKNVKGDRMGIIMFGSRVELYVKSDTPLFVKVGDKVIGGETIIGMMKR from the coding sequence ATGATTAAGAGATTATTGCGGTTTTGCCATATTTCAGAGGATGGGGATAAAGTAATTATAGTCGCATTTTTTGCTTGTATATTATTTATTTTTATATTTCCTGGAAAATTACCATTTTTTATTGTAGTTTTTCTATTTTTTCTCATGTTCTTCAGGGATCCTGCAAGAAGAATTGCGCATAATCCTTTATCTATTATTTCACCTGCTGATGGACGGGTTGCGGATATAGATGTCGTCGATATGCCTGATATCGGGAAGTCCCCTTTTGTTCGTATTGGTATTTTTCTTTCCATTCTTAATGTGCATGTTCAGAGGTTTCCTTACTCAGGGGAAGTCATGAAAATAGAATACAAGAGGGGCAAGTTTTACCCAGCCTTCAAAAAAGAATTATCGCAGAGGAATGAATCAAACACCGTTGTAATAAAAACAGACTCTGATTTTTTGATAGTCGTTAAGCAGATAGCAGGACTAATTGCAAGAAGAATTAAGTGCAAGGCGGTAGTTGGAAAAAAAAATGTTAAAGGCGATAGAATGGGCATTATCATGTTTGGGTCAAGAGTAGAGCTTTATGTTAAGTCTGACACGCCACTATTTGTAAAGGTTGGCGATAAGGTTATTGGCGGAGAGACCATTATTGGTATGATGAAAAGATGA
- a CDS encoding radical SAM protein, with protein sequence MLNNTYLEIKTTNKLPRLPLEGRVDLTYRCNNNCRHCWLRISPQSQERKDELSFEEIKRIVSEAKAMGCRRWFISGGEPMLRPDFSEIFDYLTRNGLSYSLNTNGTLITPKIAELMKRKGSKMVALYGASAKVHDHITRNPGSFEKTMRGFRYLKEAGASFIVQLIPMKDNYYEFKDMIRLSESLSKHYRVGAPWLYLSAYADKERNAEIMRQRLAPEEVVKLDKPDLSYKEWVKEENSNCCQVENNGHLFSSCINARRDFHIDPYGKMTFCCFIKDDEMRYDLRKGSFKDSWDNFIPSLATKIKITEEYKENCGACDLKEDCRICPVYGYLEHRDFNKKVEYLCTVARENHKFKEDWQKNHRRYFKIADMTVQVESDLPINEQTFHSKFKKFEVDGHREDTIYIRHHFSLPDLNGRNFGEEVYCRSPWAIYKNNGSWIYSGVIYPDGNRKSPHCVATFNSGHTRARIYNDKKEMFLRGNLHSLTMFPTDQILFARILADREGCYLHSCGVNFEGKGLLFAGHSEAGKSTMATMLKGKAEILCDDRMIVRRKAGKFRIYGTWSHGDIPDISSNSAALKAIFFLEKSLENKILRIEDKKEIVRKLLSCLIRPFVTVDWWEKTLLVIDNLAARVPVYVLRFDKSGEIVDALRQM encoded by the coding sequence ATGCTGAATAATACCTATCTGGAAATAAAGACTACAAATAAATTGCCCCGCCTTCCCTTGGAAGGCAGAGTAGATCTTACCTATCGCTGTAACAATAATTGCCGGCACTGCTGGTTAAGGATTTCGCCTCAATCTCAGGAAAGGAAAGATGAGCTTTCTTTTGAAGAAATAAAAAGGATAGTCAGTGAGGCAAAGGCCATGGGCTGCCGTAGATGGTTTATTTCCGGAGGCGAGCCAATGCTGCGTCCGGATTTTTCAGAGATATTTGATTATCTGACTCGCAATGGCCTTTCTTATTCCCTTAATACCAATGGGACATTGATCACTCCTAAAATTGCTGAACTGATGAAGCGAAAAGGCTCCAAGATGGTTGCACTATACGGAGCGAGCGCTAAAGTGCATGACCACATTACCCGCAATCCCGGTTCATTTGAGAAAACTATGCGGGGTTTCAGGTATTTAAAAGAGGCAGGAGCGAGTTTTATTGTCCAGCTTATTCCAATGAAGGATAATTACTATGAGTTTAAAGATATGATTCGGCTGTCTGAATCCTTAAGCAAACACTATAGAGTAGGAGCTCCATGGTTATACCTTTCAGCCTATGCAGATAAGGAAAGAAATGCTGAAATAATGCGTCAGAGGCTGGCGCCTGAAGAAGTGGTTAAACTGGATAAACCAGATCTGTCCTATAAGGAGTGGGTTAAGGAAGAGAATAGCAATTGTTGCCAAGTAGAGAATAACGGCCATCTTTTTTCTTCCTGCATAAATGCCAGGAGAGATTTTCATATTGATCCCTACGGAAAAATGACTTTCTGCTGTTTTATTAAAGATGATGAAATGCGTTATGACCTGAGAAAAGGAAGCTTTAAAGACTCTTGGGATAATTTTATTCCCTCTCTAGCCACGAAGATAAAGATTACAGAAGAATATAAAGAGAATTGCGGGGCCTGTGATTTGAAAGAAGATTGTCGTATTTGTCCTGTCTATGGCTACCTTGAGCACCGCGATTTTAATAAAAAGGTCGAATATCTTTGCACTGTGGCTAGAGAAAATCATAAATTTAAAGAAGACTGGCAGAAAAATCACAGGCGTTACTTTAAGATAGCGGACATGACAGTGCAGGTTGAATCTGATTTGCCGATAAATGAGCAAACATTCCATTCCAAATTCAAAAAATTTGAGGTTGATGGACATAGAGAAGATACTATTTATATCCGGCATCATTTTTCTCTGCCGGATTTAAACGGCAGGAATTTTGGCGAAGAGGTTTACTGCAGGTCCCCTTGGGCAATATATAAAAATAACGGCTCATGGATTTATTCTGGGGTTATTTATCCAGATGGGAATAGAAAAAGTCCACATTGCGTTGCGACATTTAACTCAGGCCATACCAGGGCCAGGATCTATAACGATAAGAAAGAAATGTTCTTAAGAGGGAATCTGCACTCTCTGACTATGTTCCCTACTGATCAGATACTCTTTGCAAGAATTTTAGCTGATAGAGAAGGCTGCTATTTGCATTCCTGCGGTGTTAATTTTGAAGGCAAGGGCCTGCTTTTTGCCGGGCACTCTGAAGCAGGTAAGTCTACAATGGCAACAATGTTAAAAGGAAAAGCCGAGATACTTTGCGATGACAGGATGATCGTAAGAAGAAAAGCAGGCAAGTTTAGGATCTATGGGACGTGGAGTCACGGCGATATACCTGATATCTCAAGTAATTCTGCTGCGCTGAAAGCTATTTTCTTTCTGGAGAAGTCATTGGAAAATAAAATTTTGCGTATTGAGGACAAGAAAGAGATAGTGAGAAAACTCTTATCTTGTTTGATAAGGCCATTTGTAACTGTAGATTGGTGGGAGAAGACATTGTTGGTTATAGATAATTTAGCCGCAAGAGTCCCTGTTTATGTTCTACGTTTTGACAAAAGCGGAGAAATAGTGGATGCCTTGAGGCAGATGTAG
- a CDS encoding nucleotidyltransferase family protein → MKLIQLLLDQGIRSEKKLEGIDWMVFERLLSYHEIAPYAYVNIKPYINSFPQRLRGLLRNSYWHVVRDNILKDREYQRIFRAFQGNDIDVLPFKGASFLNDIYEEDLLRPMSDIDLLVSDRGYEKAEDILQELGYKKSLGGLTESYWRNKQCHIAFYRPCKDNQCFIVDLHWGLDFKRNSKTVLADIWKRTRYVETIEGKKIRLLSPEDSLFSIALHQRRYGKVLSLKYILDTKLLFQKYKDELDLDYIVDSSKKERMSSCLYFLLLQARLFFGSGDFDALLDRLPVSRFKRNLMERFINDKMSSDSLVHEYKVNYLKTHFLLYDDYMEPVRYIMSIPLEQFARFYDLRPYSMKTRILYKLRFLYFLITPIKVKYAE, encoded by the coding sequence ATGAAATTAATCCAATTGCTGCTTGATCAGGGCATCAGATCTGAGAAAAAGCTCGAAGGTATTGATTGGATGGTTTTTGAAAGATTGCTTTCCTATCATGAAATAGCCCCGTATGCATATGTTAATATAAAGCCATATATCAATTCTTTTCCACAAAGATTGCGTGGGCTTTTGCGCAATAGTTATTGGCATGTAGTAAGGGACAATATCCTAAAGGACAGGGAATACCAGAGGATTTTCAGGGCGTTTCAGGGGAACGACATAGATGTGTTGCCTTTTAAGGGTGCTTCTTTTTTAAATGATATATATGAAGAAGACCTTTTAAGGCCTATGAGTGACATAGATCTTCTGGTTTCTGATAGGGGTTATGAAAAGGCTGAGGATATCTTGCAGGAGCTGGGATACAAAAAGAGCTTAGGAGGATTGACAGAATCTTACTGGAGGAACAAGCAGTGTCATATTGCGTTTTACAGGCCTTGCAAAGATAACCAATGTTTTATAGTAGATCTTCACTGGGGCCTTGATTTTAAGAGGAATAGTAAAACAGTATTAGCAGATATTTGGAAAAGGACAAGGTATGTAGAGACTATTGAGGGCAAAAAAATAAGACTACTTTCGCCTGAAGACTCTTTATTCAGCATAGCGCTTCACCAGAGAAGATACGGTAAGGTTCTTTCTTTAAAATATATATTAGATACAAAGCTCCTTTTTCAAAAATATAAGGACGAGCTTGATCTGGATTACATAGTGGATTCTTCTAAGAAGGAGCGCATGAGTAGCTGTCTTTATTTTCTTCTATTGCAGGCCAGGTTATTTTTTGGATCAGGGGATTTTGATGCACTGCTGGATAGATTACCTGTATCCAGATTTAAAAGAAACTTGATGGAGAGGTTTATTAATGATAAGATGTCCTCGGATTCACTGGTTCATGAATATAAGGTTAATTATTTAAAGACGCATTTTTTGCTATATGATGATTATATGGAGCCAGTGAGATATATAATGAGCATACCTCTGGAGCAGTTTGCCAGGTTTTATGATTTAAGGCCCTATTCTATGAAAACCAGAATATTGTATAAATTAAGGTTCTTATATTTTTTAATTACCCCAATAAAAGTTAAATATGCTGAATAA
- a CDS encoding PqqD family protein: MGHIESVYKPSEDIVAREIQGEFIIIPITSGVADLEDAIFSLNETGQAIWRRIDGKKSLKDLADDLGAEFESSKIEIEKDVLGLVEELLKRRMLVEVKRD, translated from the coding sequence ATGGGCCACATCGAAAGTGTTTATAAACCGTCTGAAGATATAGTCGCGCGAGAGATACAAGGAGAGTTTATTATTATTCCCATAACTTCAGGGGTAGCGGATTTAGAAGATGCGATATTTAGTCTCAATGAGACCGGACAGGCAATTTGGCGCAGGATAGATGGAAAAAAAAGCTTAAAAGATTTAGCGGATGATCTGGGGGCAGAATTTGAATCATCTAAGATAGAAATAGAAAAAGATGTATTAGGGCTGGTCGAAGAATTACTCAAAAGGAGAATGCTTGTTGAAGTCAAGCGAGATTAA
- the pssA gene encoding CDP-diacylglycerol--serine O-phosphatidyltransferase, with the protein MLPHFFSLCNLSCGIYAVYLALQGNIFQAACLIFAAMFFDFLDGKVAQLMNTISEFGSELDSLVDIISFGIAPVIIVYMTSVGEYKSLLYLSGFLYMGCGAIRLSMHNVRSRHGSANKDFFHGLPILVAAGFIMSLVVLHLDFKHPFFFISILLFMILAAFLMISHIRYPRLSHIKLVSKKLFLAVFLLLAAASFLYFKFIPLLCFTAYSLIGILMEAQKWNLRRKKGNIAHY; encoded by the coding sequence ATGTTACCCCACTTTTTTTCTCTATGTAATCTCTCTTGCGGGATCTATGCTGTTTATCTCGCGCTTCAAGGGAATATTTTTCAAGCTGCATGCTTGATCTTTGCCGCGATGTTTTTTGATTTCCTGGATGGAAAAGTTGCGCAATTAATGAACACCATAAGCGAATTTGGTTCTGAATTAGATTCTTTAGTAGATATAATATCTTTCGGCATCGCCCCTGTAATTATTGTATACATGACTTCTGTGGGGGAATACAAAAGCTTGTTGTATCTTTCTGGTTTCCTGTATATGGGGTGTGGCGCTATAAGGTTATCCATGCATAATGTTAGAAGTAGGCATGGTTCTGCAAATAAAGACTTTTTTCATGGACTGCCGATTCTTGTTGCCGCGGGTTTTATTATGAGCCTTGTTGTCCTGCACCTCGATTTTAAGCACCCTTTTTTCTTTATTTCTATCTTACTATTTATGATTCTGGCTGCTTTTTTAATGATCAGTCATATTCGATATCCTCGACTTTCTCATATTAAGCTCGTAAGTAAAAAACTTTTCCTCGCAGTTTTTTTATTATTAGCAGCTGCATCGTTTTTATATTTTAAGTTTATTCCACTGCTTTGTTTCACTGCATATAGCTTAATTGGGATATTAATGGAAGCGCAAAAGTGGAATCTGCGTAGAAAAAAAGGCAATATTGCTCATTATTAA
- a CDS encoding radical SAM protein, with product MPVLGSLDIELTERCNNNCIHCCINLPEGDLNAKDKELSTSQIKNILKEAVSLDCLTVRFTGGEPLLRDDFEELYVFARKLGLKVLLFTNATLITSKLADLLSHIPPLEKVEVTVYGMRKASYEGVTRVSGSFEAAWRGINLLLEKKTPFIVKSSLLPPNKDEIDEFEKWAKNIPWIGKSPPYSMFFNLRRRYDSRKNESIKKLRVTPEQGLRVLTRQKNRYLNNMKEFCSKFMRPSGDRLFSCGAGRASGCVDAYGMFQPCMLLRQKETVYDLKKGSLKDALINFFPKVREIKAINPDYLNRCAKCFLKGLCAQCPAKSCLESGTLDTPVEYYCEIAHAQARFLGLIKEGEMAWEIKDGKDRIRKFTK from the coding sequence ATGCCAGTTTTAGGTAGTTTGGATATAGAACTTACCGAACGCTGTAATAATAACTGTATTCACTGCTGCATAAATCTGCCGGAAGGTGATTTGAATGCCAAAGATAAAGAGTTATCTACTAGTCAGATAAAAAATATTCTCAAGGAAGCAGTTTCTCTGGATTGCCTTACAGTACGGTTTACAGGAGGGGAGCCGCTTTTAAGGGATGATTTTGAGGAATTATATGTTTTCGCGAGGAAGCTTGGTTTAAAGGTATTGCTTTTTACCAATGCCACTTTGATTACGTCTAAATTAGCTGATCTATTGAGTCATATCCCGCCCTTAGAAAAAGTGGAGGTTACAGTTTACGGGATGAGAAAGGCCTCGTATGAAGGCGTAACCAGGGTTTCCGGTTCATTTGAAGCGGCCTGGCGGGGCATAAATTTACTACTGGAGAAAAAGACCCCTTTTATAGTGAAAAGCTCGTTACTGCCGCCTAACAAAGATGAAATCGATGAATTCGAGAAATGGGCTAAAAATATTCCATGGATAGGCAAATCGCCGCCTTATTCTATGTTTTTTAACCTGCGGCGCAGGTATGATAGTCGGAAAAATGAATCAATTAAAAAACTCAGAGTTACGCCAGAGCAGGGACTTAGAGTTCTTACCCGCCAAAAAAATAGATACCTTAATAATATGAAAGAATTTTGCTCAAAATTTATGCGGCCATCTGGTGATAGACTTTTTTCCTGCGGGGCCGGCCGTGCCAGCGGATGCGTGGATGCTTATGGTATGTTTCAGCCCTGTATGTTGCTTAGACAGAAGGAGACAGTCTATGATCTTAAAAAGGGTTCTCTTAAAGATGCGCTGATTAATTTTTTTCCAAAAGTAAGAGAGATAAAAGCTATCAATCCTGATTATTTAAATCGCTGTGCTAAATGTTTTTTAAAAGGCCTGTGCGCGCAATGTCCTGCAAAATCCTGCTTAGAAAGCGGCACCTTAGATACGCCGGTAGAATATTATTGTGAAATTGCCCATGCTCAGGCAAGATTTCTGGGCCTGATAAAAGAAGGTGAAATGGCATGGGAGATCAAGGACGGGAAGGATCGGATCAGGAAATTTACAAAATAA
- a CDS encoding S24/S26 family peptidase translates to MLKSSEIKAGYCVVPEEELSLSGEAMTGLLQAATGMRIPFRFKAMGFSMSPFIKNGDVVTISPLLDHPIGFGKPVAFIHAQTGRLVIHRVVGKKGDYYLIKGDNSVETDGLIPMKDILGVVSKVERAGRKTQLGFGLERFIIAFLSKTRLLSFIFWIKSLIS, encoded by the coding sequence TTGTTGAAGTCAAGCGAGATTAAAGCAGGATATTGCGTAGTTCCTGAAGAAGAACTTTCTCTTTCAGGGGAAGCAATGACTGGATTGCTTCAAGCTGCCACTGGCATGAGAATTCCTTTTAGGTTTAAGGCTATGGGTTTTAGCATGTCACCGTTTATTAAAAATGGCGATGTAGTTACTATTTCCCCGCTGCTTGATCATCCAATAGGTTTTGGTAAGCCAGTAGCTTTTATCCACGCTCAGACAGGGAGGCTTGTTATTCATAGAGTAGTAGGTAAAAAAGGCGATTATTATCTTATAAAAGGAGATAACTCTGTTGAGACTGACGGTTTGATTCCAATGAAGGACATTTTAGGCGTTGTGTCGAAAGTAGAAAGGGCAGGCAGGAAAACTCAACTTGGTTTTGGCCTGGAACGGTTTATAATTGCTTTTTTGAGCAAGACAAGATTATTATCTTTTATTTTTTGGATCAAGAGTTTGATATCATGA
- a CDS encoding O-antigen ligase family protein: MAYLFVIFLGWISFFPEPVQGHYAVYVRYFLTGLFLLLLIRQRDVKTFFKRCDSPLFLFLIFILGGIFSAQDKTGAFNAYLNISIGLLLLYYLTKSLFSQEESIGIILKSICIFSLIVALFGIIEYAIGRNFIYEHIVDNIFYKRYSFGVMRRPMSTQFNPAVLGSFLLGCMPFGFLLIKDKLSFFRVTGLLSIILSIIVIILAGSRGVFLGMIALFLFYLWKKKGMRFSALFLVFIVFVVTLCSRPDAGRFNRFGFNRLLSGSHDSAFSEYRSTRLFITMDMLKDKPFFGIGLNNFRDRFDDYTRSKEKIPHEFKIADNMYLTLLAETGIIGFSSFLVFIFLLFRRGFMALRRLEDKRKKDLLLVSMSALMGLLVNMAAYELFYWHNPFALFCILCGMTASQLYEY; the protein is encoded by the coding sequence ATGGCATATCTTTTTGTTATATTTTTAGGGTGGATTTCTTTTTTTCCTGAACCAGTTCAGGGGCATTACGCTGTCTATGTTAGATATTTTCTGACAGGTTTATTTTTACTGTTGCTAATAAGGCAAAGAGACGTAAAGACCTTTTTTAAGCGCTGTGATTCGCCTCTTTTTTTATTTCTGATATTTATATTGGGCGGGATCTTTTCAGCGCAGGATAAAACTGGGGCGTTTAATGCATATCTCAATATTTCCATAGGCTTATTACTTCTCTATTATCTTACAAAGTCACTTTTTTCTCAGGAGGAAAGCATTGGGATAATCTTGAAGAGCATATGTATCTTTAGCTTAATAGTCGCGCTTTTTGGAATTATTGAGTATGCAATAGGCAGGAATTTTATATACGAACATATAGTAGATAATATCTTTTATAAAAGGTATAGCTTTGGGGTAATGAGGCGGCCAATGTCTACTCAGTTTAATCCGGCAGTATTAGGTTCTTTTCTGCTTGGGTGCATGCCATTCGGATTTCTCTTAATTAAAGATAAGCTCTCTTTTTTTAGAGTCACAGGCCTTTTGTCTATAATTTTAAGTATAATTGTTATTATACTTGCCGGCTCAAGAGGAGTCTTCTTAGGAATGATAGCCTTATTTTTATTCTATTTATGGAAGAAGAAGGGCATGCGATTTTCAGCTTTATTTTTGGTTTTTATAGTTTTCGTTGTCACGCTTTGTTCGCGTCCAGATGCAGGGCGCTTTAACCGTTTTGGGTTTAACAGGCTGTTGTCAGGAAGCCACGACAGTGCTTTTTCTGAATATAGGTCCACGCGGTTGTTTATTACCATGGACATGTTAAAAGATAAGCCGTTTTTTGGCATAGGCTTAAATAATTTCAGGGATAGATTTGATGATTATACTCGATCTAAGGAAAAAATCCCACATGAATTTAAAATAGCAGATAATATGTACCTGACACTTTTGGCAGAGACCGGTATCATAGGCTTTTCGAGTTTTCTGGTATTTATTTTTCTTTTATTTAGAAGAGGCTTTATGGCTTTGCGCCGTTTAGAAGATAAGAGGAAAAAAGACCTATTGCTGGTAAGCATGTCTGCATTGATGGGGCTACTAGTTAATATGGCAGCATATGAGCTTTTTTACTGGCATAACCCATTCGCTCTTTTTTGTATACTATGCGGGATGACCGCTTCACAATTATATGAATATTAG